One region of Erwinia tracheiphila genomic DNA includes:
- the folP gene encoding dihydropteroate synthase — protein sequence MKLYARDSVLDLSHPHIMGILNVTPDSFSDGGKHNDLIQAITHANEMINAGATIIDVGGESTRPGACDIGVGEELDRVIPVIEAISQRFEVWVSVDTSKPEVINEAAKAGVHLINDVRSLQEPGALNAAAATGLPVCLMHMQGSPRTMQQSPQYRHLLRDIEAFFIEHIARCNAVGIKKDRLLLDPGFGFGKNLGHNYQLLAHLADFHQFGLPLLVGMSRKSMIGQLLNVGPSQRLTGSLACAVIAAMQGAHILRVHDVRETVEAMRVVEATLSAKEK from the coding sequence ATGAAGCTTTACGCCAGAGATTCCGTGCTCGATCTCTCACATCCCCATATTATGGGTATTTTAAATGTGACCCCGGATTCTTTTTCAGATGGTGGTAAGCATAACGACTTAATCCAGGCGATTACACATGCAAATGAAATGATTAATGCGGGAGCCACTATCATCGATGTAGGCGGGGAATCAACTCGCCCAGGCGCTTGCGATATTGGTGTGGGGGAGGAGTTGGATCGGGTCATTCCGGTTATTGAGGCCATTTCACAACGTTTTGAAGTATGGGTCTCCGTGGATACCTCTAAACCGGAAGTCATTAATGAGGCGGCAAAGGCAGGAGTCCATTTGATTAACGATGTTCGCTCATTACAAGAACCCGGAGCGCTCAATGCAGCGGCTGCAACAGGGTTGCCAGTCTGTCTCATGCATATGCAGGGTTCGCCTCGAACCATGCAGCAATCTCCTCAATATCGGCATTTGCTCCGGGATATAGAGGCATTTTTCATTGAACACATCGCACGTTGTAACGCAGTGGGAATAAAAAAAGATCGGTTGCTGCTCGACCCTGGGTTCGGTTTCGGTAAAAATCTTGGACACAATTATCAGTTGTTAGCGCACCTGGCCGATTTTCACCAATTTGGTTTGCCGCTGTTGGTAGGGATGTCACGTAAAAGTATGATAGGCCAGTTGCTAAATGTTGGCCCATCACAGCGGCTGACCGGTAGCCTGGCCTGCGCTGTAATCGCGGCTATGCAGGGTGCGCACATTTTGCGTGTTCACGATGTTAGAGAAACTGTCGAAGCTATGCGCGTCGTCGAAGCAACACTGTCAGCGAAGGAAAAGTAA
- the glmM gene encoding phosphoglucosamine mutase, with protein sequence MSNRKYFGTDGIRGKVGESPITPDFVLKLGWAAGKVLARNGSKKIIIGKDTRISGYMLESALEAGLAAAGLSAAFTGPMPTPAIAYLTRTFRAEAGIVISASHNPFDDNGIKFFSIEGTKLPDEVEAAIEAEMEKPITCVESAELGRASRIVDAAGRYIEFCKGTFPGELSLSGLRIVVDCANGATYHIAPNVLRELGATVITLGVQPDGMNINKECGATDIRKLQERVLAEKADIGLAYDGDGDRIMMVDHLGDKVDGDQILYIIAREGLRQGQLKGGVVGTLMSNMGLELALKQLGIPFVRAKVGDRYVLEKLQEKGWRLGAENSGHVILLDKTTTGDGIVAGLQVLTAMVRNQMTLHDLCSGMKLLPQVLVNVHFSGTTNPLEDEQVKAITAEVEQELNGKGRVLLRKSGTEPLIRVMVEGEHQEQVISLANSIADAVKSV encoded by the coding sequence ATGAGCAATCGTAAATATTTTGGTACCGATGGTATTCGCGGAAAAGTTGGTGAATCCCCGATTACCCCGGATTTCGTTTTGAAGCTCGGTTGGGCGGCGGGTAAGGTACTGGCGAGAAATGGCTCAAAAAAAATTATTATTGGTAAGGATACGCGCATCTCTGGTTATATGCTGGAGTCGGCTCTTGAAGCTGGGCTTGCGGCGGCCGGCTTATCGGCAGCATTTACCGGACCGATGCCAACTCCGGCAATAGCATATCTGACCCGTACTTTTCGTGCAGAAGCGGGGATCGTTATTTCCGCCTCACACAACCCCTTTGATGATAATGGCATTAAATTTTTCTCTATAGAGGGCACAAAGTTGCCAGATGAAGTGGAAGCGGCAATTGAGGCTGAAATGGAAAAGCCGATTACTTGTGTGGAGTCTGCTGAACTGGGGCGCGCAAGCCGAATTGTTGATGCTGCCGGACGTTATATTGAATTTTGCAAAGGGACTTTTCCAGGTGAATTGAGCTTGAGTGGCCTGAGGATTGTCGTGGATTGTGCCAATGGTGCGACTTATCACATTGCACCAAACGTTTTACGTGAACTGGGCGCAACGGTCATCACGTTGGGTGTACAGCCAGACGGTATGAACATTAATAAAGAATGCGGCGCAACGGATATTCGTAAGTTGCAGGAGCGAGTACTTGCTGAAAAAGCAGATATCGGTCTGGCATATGACGGCGATGGTGATCGTATCATGATGGTAGATCATCTTGGCGACAAAGTGGACGGTGACCAAATTCTCTATATTATTGCTCGTGAGGGATTGCGCCAGGGACAACTAAAAGGTGGCGTAGTGGGTACACTGATGAGCAATATGGGACTGGAGTTGGCTCTCAAGCAGCTTGGAATTCCTTTTGTTCGTGCTAAGGTCGGCGATCGTTACGTTCTGGAGAAACTTCAGGAGAAAGGCTGGCGACTGGGCGCTGAAAACTCGGGTCACGTTATCTTGCTTGATAAGACGACGACCGGAGATGGCATTGTGGCCGGTTTACAGGTTCTTACTGCAATGGTTCGCAACCAGATGACTCTCCATGACCTTTGCAGCGGAATGAAGTTGCTGCCGCAAGTTTTGGTTAACGTTCACTTTAGCGGGACAACTAACCCACTTGAAGATGAGCAGGTCAAAGCTATTACCGCTGAAGTTGAACAGGAGCTTAATGGTAAGGGGCGTGTACTGCTTCGTAAATCGGGCACAGAGCCACTGATTCGAGTAATGGTTGAGGGAGAGCACCAGGAGCAGGTGATATCACTGGCAAATAGTATTGCTGATGCGGTTAAATCTGTATAA
- the secG gene encoding preprotein translocase subunit SecG yields the protein MYEALLVVFLIVAIGLVGLIMLQQGKGADMGASFGAGSSATLFGSNGSGNFMTRMTAVLATLFFIISLILGNINSNKTQKGSEWENLTQPAQSQQQNQPANPAAPGSDIPH from the coding sequence ATGTACGAAGCTCTTTTAGTTGTTTTCCTTATTGTAGCAATAGGCCTTGTTGGCCTGATTATGTTACAGCAAGGTAAAGGCGCTGATATGGGCGCGTCGTTTGGTGCTGGATCTTCGGCAACGCTGTTTGGTTCAAACGGTTCAGGTAATTTTATGACCCGAATGACCGCGGTGCTGGCGACATTATTTTTCATAATTAGTCTGATTCTTGGAAATATCAACAGTAACAAAACACAGAAAGGAAGCGAGTGGGAAAATCTGACTCAGCCTGCACAATCTCAGCAGCAGAATCAGCCCGCTAACCCAGCAGCACCGGGAAGCGATATCCCACACTAA
- the rimP gene encoding ribosome maturation factor RimP, with product MSTLEQKLTELIAAPVEALGFELVGIEFIRSRISTLRIYIDSEDGINVDDCADVSHQVSAVFDVEDPITVAYNLEVSSPGLDRPLFTAGHYARFLGEEVSLVLRMAVQNRRKWQGIIRSVEGEMITVAVEGNDEVFALSNIQKANLVPHF from the coding sequence TTGTCCACATTAGAGCAAAAATTAACAGAGCTGATTGCAGCGCCGGTTGAAGCGCTCGGTTTTGAGTTGGTCGGTATTGAATTTATACGCAGCCGAATTTCTACATTGCGCATCTATATCGATAGTGAAGATGGCATCAATGTTGATGATTGCGCCGATGTCAGTCACCAGGTTAGCGCCGTGTTTGATGTTGAGGACCCCATCACCGTGGCTTATAACCTTGAAGTTTCCTCACCAGGCCTTGACCGCCCACTTTTCACTGCTGGACATTATGCCAGATTTCTCGGTGAAGAAGTGAGTCTGGTGTTGCGTATGGCCGTACAAAATCGCCGCAAATGGCAGGGGATCATTCGATCTGTTGAGGGTGAAATGATTACTGTTGCTGTTGAAGGTAACGACGAAGTGTTCGCACTGAGCAATATCCAGAAGGCGAACCTGGTTCCCCACTTTTAA